In one Saccharibacillus brassicae genomic region, the following are encoded:
- a CDS encoding alpha/beta fold hydrolase: MDILKRNHVTVIGSGSRTLVFGHGFGCDQKMWRLVAPRFADRYRVVLFDYVGSGHSDLGQYDPVKYGELNGYADDLLEVMEALELRDAVFVGHSVSSMIGALASIRRPEYFGQLIMVGPSPRYLNDLPDYYGGFDREDIEELLEMMQLNFSGWASHMAPAAMKNAERAELAEELEQQFASRDPRIARQFAEVTFYCDCRDILSQVTVPTLILQCAEDSIAPLEVGDFLHHRLAGSTLNHMTAKGHYPQLSQPDETFSRIDEYLTVL, encoded by the coding sequence ATGGATATCTTGAAGCGCAATCATGTGACGGTGATCGGAAGCGGCAGCCGCACGCTCGTATTCGGGCACGGCTTCGGCTGCGACCAAAAAATGTGGAGGCTGGTCGCGCCGCGTTTTGCCGATCGGTATCGCGTCGTGCTGTTCGATTACGTCGGGTCCGGACATTCCGACCTGGGCCAGTACGATCCGGTCAAGTACGGCGAACTGAACGGCTATGCCGACGACCTGCTGGAAGTCATGGAGGCGCTTGAATTAAGAGACGCCGTATTCGTCGGCCATTCGGTCAGCAGCATGATCGGCGCGCTCGCTTCGATCCGCAGACCCGAATATTTCGGCCAACTCATCATGGTCGGCCCTTCCCCGCGCTATCTCAACGATCTCCCGGACTACTACGGAGGCTTCGACCGCGAAGACATCGAGGAGCTGCTGGAGATGATGCAGCTCAATTTCAGCGGTTGGGCCAGCCATATGGCGCCGGCCGCGATGAAAAACGCGGAACGGGCGGAACTGGCCGAAGAACTTGAGCAGCAGTTCGCGTCCCGGGACCCGCGGATCGCCCGTCAGTTTGCCGAAGTGACGTTTTACTGCGATTGCCGCGATATCCTGAGCCAGGTCACGGTGCCTACGCTCATTCTCCAGTGTGCGGAAGACAGCATCGCTCCGCTCGAAGTCGGCGATTTCCTGCATCATCGCCTGGCCGGCAGCACGCTGAATCATATGACGGCCAAAGGCCATTATCCGCAGCTCAGCCAACCGGACGAAACGTTTTCTCGCATCGACGAATACCTGACCGTTCTCTGA
- a CDS encoding sensor domain-containing diguanylate cyclase, with amino-acid sequence MDSHLDRVPGGYFSISESGFVRSVNRNFLDMLGLGSAEELVGQHLESVLSVTNKMFFHTYFYPQIQLYGRVDEMYFSFRAADKQKVPVLLNAMRREQSGEGTIDCIALLMRKRLEYEKDTLRSKRELEDLYTETRALNGRLETLHAEYERKQQELMEMNDRLETLASTDPLTGLHNRRFFQSCLRSEWAGSLNGGGSLSLLILDIDHFKKINDTYGHPVGDFVLTELARLLREQSGPQDVCARFGGEEFVVLLPGRGRSEAVAAAEHIRGLIEAAAFGPHRITVSIGVETSAAGSAESGSAEAGETEESLLDRADLALYASKTGGRNRVTHARDLPPGD; translated from the coding sequence ATGGATAGTCATCTGGATCGCGTGCCCGGCGGATATTTCTCGATCTCCGAATCGGGATTCGTGCGGTCGGTCAATCGGAATTTTCTCGACATGCTCGGCCTCGGCAGCGCCGAAGAACTGGTCGGACAGCACCTCGAATCGGTCCTGTCCGTCACCAACAAAATGTTTTTCCATACGTACTTCTACCCGCAGATCCAGCTCTACGGCCGGGTGGACGAGATGTACTTTTCTTTCCGCGCGGCGGACAAACAGAAAGTGCCGGTCCTGCTCAACGCCATGCGCCGGGAGCAGAGCGGCGAAGGGACGATCGACTGTATCGCGCTGCTTATGCGCAAGCGTCTGGAATACGAGAAAGACACGCTGCGCAGCAAGCGCGAGCTCGAAGACCTGTACACGGAGACCCGCGCGCTGAACGGCCGGCTGGAGACGCTGCACGCCGAATACGAGCGGAAGCAGCAGGAATTGATGGAGATGAACGATCGCCTGGAGACGCTGGCTTCGACCGATCCGCTAACGGGTTTGCACAACCGGCGCTTTTTCCAGTCGTGCCTGCGCAGCGAATGGGCCGGCAGCCTGAACGGCGGCGGCTCCCTGTCCCTGTTGATCCTCGATATCGACCATTTCAAAAAAATCAACGACACGTACGGGCATCCGGTCGGCGACTTCGTGCTGACCGAGCTTGCCCGCCTGCTGCGCGAACAATCGGGTCCGCAGGACGTATGCGCCCGGTTCGGCGGCGAAGAATTCGTCGTGCTGCTGCCCGGCCGGGGCCGCTCCGAAGCGGTCGCGGCGGCGGAGCATATTCGCGGCCTGATCGAAGCCGCGGCCTTCGGCCCGCACCGCATTACGGTCAGCATCGGCGTCGAGACGTCCGCGGCCGGCTCGGCGGAATCCGGTTCGGCGGAAGCCGGCGAGACCGAAGAGTCGCTGCTGGACCGGGCCGACCTGGCGCTGTACGCCTCCAAGACCGGCGGCCGCAACCGGGTGACGCATGCCCGGGACCTGCCGCCGGGCGATTGA
- a CDS encoding formylglycine-generating enzyme family protein → MENWTRPAWSRLTAQEKTRQMELLCTRLPVGFEWIGLETFERFGLSTKTGLFACEDTEFVFVPGDTVTLGWDAVPDTAEPLSGTHRQMLHLLRELGVPPEETEARMRDWVSPVRRAEIRPMLVERRCVSAAWNEWPIGELDPAEDADMLKAVEAFRQSPHSSLESDQEYLLEREHDSIRLYAFDDSEHFEEWSAGNIGAGLDLPSEDEWEYLYGSGSRTFFPWGDDIDPSMRLRHLPSAASGAYDLERPNAYDLEQPNGFGLCFPGDPYKKELVRTAGGWTGKGGDGGSNVHGGFGPFASYLPTGTFFRDPFEPELDWSEWLSSLVFRRIVRL, encoded by the coding sequence ATGGAGAACTGGACCCGCCCGGCCTGGAGCCGGTTGACCGCTCAAGAGAAGACGCGGCAGATGGAACTGCTATGCACAAGACTGCCAGTAGGATTTGAATGGATCGGCCTCGAGACCTTCGAGCGGTTCGGCCTATCGACAAAGACCGGCCTGTTTGCGTGCGAAGACACGGAGTTTGTCTTCGTGCCCGGCGATACGGTGACGCTCGGTTGGGACGCGGTACCCGACACGGCGGAGCCGCTTTCCGGCACGCACCGGCAGATGCTGCATCTGCTGCGGGAGCTCGGCGTGCCGCCGGAAGAGACCGAAGCGCGGATGCGGGATTGGGTATCGCCCGTGCGCCGGGCTGAGATCCGCCCGATGCTGGTCGAACGCCGCTGCGTGTCCGCGGCGTGGAACGAATGGCCGATCGGGGAGTTGGACCCGGCGGAAGACGCCGACATGCTGAAAGCCGTCGAAGCTTTCCGGCAGTCCCCGCATAGCAGCCTCGAATCGGATCAGGAGTATCTGCTTGAACGCGAACACGATTCGATCCGGCTGTATGCGTTCGACGACAGCGAACATTTCGAAGAATGGTCCGCCGGCAATATCGGCGCGGGCTTGGATCTTCCGAGCGAAGACGAATGGGAATATCTGTACGGATCGGGCAGCCGGACCTTTTTCCCGTGGGGCGACGATATCGACCCGTCGATGCGGCTGCGGCATCTGCCTTCCGCCGCTTCCGGCGCATACGACCTGGAGCGGCCGAATGCGTACGACCTGGAACAGCCGAACGGATTCGGCCTGTGCTTTCCGGGCGATCCGTACAAAAAAGAGCTGGTGCGCACAGCGGGCGGATGGACCGGCAAAGGCGGGGACGGCGGCTCGAACGTGCACGGCGGATTTGGCCCGTTCGCGTCTTACCTGCCGACCGGAACCTTTTTCCGCGATCCGTTCGAACCGGAACTGGACTGGAGCGAATGGCTGAGCTCGCTCGTGTTCCGGCGGATCGTCAGGCTGTAG
- a CDS encoding DUF1697 domain-containing protein: MIYTALLRGINVGGHNKVNMKELQAAFESAGMRRVKTYINSGNIVFADTERPQAELGPLLEAVIESVFGLRIRVLIRSLEEMQAIFDVLPETWSNGGEMKSDVFFLWDEVDEDSLPATLPLTPGVGEVRFAPRAVLFAVDRAEAGRSGMNKLVGSALYARMTVRNVNTTRQLMKLMRELEQAEAGQP; encoded by the coding sequence ATGATCTATACAGCCCTGCTGCGCGGAATCAACGTAGGCGGCCACAACAAAGTGAACATGAAAGAGCTGCAGGCCGCGTTCGAGTCGGCGGGCATGCGGCGCGTCAAGACGTATATCAATTCCGGCAATATCGTGTTCGCCGATACCGAGCGGCCGCAGGCGGAATTGGGACCGCTGCTGGAAGCGGTGATCGAATCCGTCTTCGGGCTGCGCATCCGCGTGCTGATCCGCAGTCTGGAAGAGATGCAGGCGATCTTCGACGTATTGCCCGAGACGTGGAGCAACGGCGGCGAGATGAAAAGCGACGTGTTTTTTCTCTGGGACGAGGTTGACGAGGACTCGCTTCCGGCGACTCTGCCGCTTACGCCGGGCGTAGGGGAGGTGCGGTTCGCCCCGCGCGCGGTGCTGTTCGCGGTCGACCGGGCCGAAGCCGGGCGCAGCGGCATGAACAAGCTGGTCGGCTCCGCCCTGTACGCGCGGATGACGGTGCGCAACGTCAATACGACGCGGCAGCTCATGAAATTGATGCGCGAGTTGGAGCAGGCGGAAGCGGGGCAGCCGTAA
- a CDS encoding methyl-accepting chemotaxis protein, with the protein MDRKDVILWKRNKLVSYMMWAILSISATLAIIVPEFVTVVLLSMILPIGITLANIFKKGIRIIPWVATVWVVLSAIVISLDQISIIQGILVLLPLLLYPNVKHYNISFGIVLAYYIVHMLLKPAADTTVLFNDLVNLSMFTVAGIILITLSNVNKKLFLSSEKRREEVEKSQVRVESMLNRVRESVEGLTEYTEELKRKVNDTVSVSDEITLGFGEVARGVELQAANVAEISESLAMTDGHIQDVASYSQQMKGISSDMAGSTEIGSSKMDLLNTQMDDLYEAMKTAAADMQNFNKESESMTEILNGISDIARQTNLLALNAAIEAARAGEHGKGFAVVSDEVRKLAEHSGKSATDIASILAKLQGRTRELTDRFDRMQLSLEEGREVVHTAEEAFRTINDSSREVLLQASNMQSSSVIMRDSSSRVVGEVTEISSLTEQSSAASEEILAGMEEQRNLTRQMVASFRELEGLIVGLNELVADSHDEAPADLPLVGAPSARTRLSGEQMPA; encoded by the coding sequence ATGGATCGTAAAGATGTTATCCTCTGGAAACGCAACAAATTAGTGAGCTACATGATGTGGGCGATTCTCTCGATCAGCGCGACGCTGGCAATTATCGTGCCGGAATTTGTGACGGTTGTCCTGCTCTCGATGATTCTGCCGATCGGGATTACGCTGGCCAACATTTTCAAAAAAGGGATTCGGATCATTCCGTGGGTCGCGACCGTATGGGTCGTCCTGAGCGCAATCGTGATCAGTCTGGATCAGATCAGCATCATTCAGGGCATCCTGGTCCTGCTGCCGCTGCTGCTGTATCCGAACGTGAAGCACTACAATATTTCGTTCGGCATCGTGCTTGCGTATTACATCGTGCACATGCTGCTCAAGCCCGCGGCCGATACGACGGTGCTGTTCAACGACCTCGTCAACCTGAGCATGTTCACCGTGGCCGGTATCATTCTGATCACGCTGTCGAACGTCAACAAGAAGCTGTTCCTGAGCAGCGAGAAGCGCCGGGAAGAAGTGGAGAAATCGCAGGTTCGCGTCGAGTCCATGCTGAACCGCGTACGCGAATCGGTGGAAGGGCTGACCGAATACACGGAAGAGTTGAAACGTAAAGTCAACGACACCGTTTCGGTCTCCGACGAGATCACGCTCGGCTTCGGCGAAGTGGCGCGCGGCGTCGAACTGCAGGCGGCCAACGTCGCGGAAATCTCCGAATCGCTTGCGATGACGGACGGGCATATCCAGGACGTCGCTTCATATTCGCAGCAGATGAAAGGCATCTCCTCGGATATGGCGGGCAGCACGGAAATCGGCAGTTCCAAGATGGACCTGCTCAACACGCAGATGGACGATCTGTACGAGGCGATGAAGACGGCAGCCGCCGACATGCAGAACTTCAACAAGGAAAGCGAGTCGATGACCGAGATCCTGAACGGCATCTCGGACATTGCCCGGCAGACGAACCTGCTGGCGCTCAACGCCGCGATCGAAGCGGCGCGCGCGGGCGAACACGGCAAAGGCTTCGCTGTCGTGTCCGACGAAGTGCGCAAGCTGGCCGAGCACTCGGGCAAATCGGCGACGGACATCGCTTCGATCCTGGCCAAACTGCAGGGCCGCACGCGCGAGCTGACCGATCGGTTCGACCGGATGCAGCTTTCGCTCGAAGAAGGCCGCGAAGTGGTGCATACGGCGGAAGAAGCGTTCCGGACGATCAACGACAGTTCGCGGGAAGTGCTGCTGCAGGCTTCGAACATGCAGAGCAGCTCCGTAATCATGAGAGATTCGTCCAGCCGCGTCGTGGGCGAAGTGACGGAAATTTCGAGTCTGACCGAGCAGTCCAGCGCCGCTTCGGAAGAAATTTTGGCGGGCATGGAAGAGCAGCGGAACCTGACGCGCCAGATGGTAGCCAGCTTCCGGGAACTGGAAGGGCTGATCGTCGGCCTGAACGAACTGGTCGCGGATTCGCACGACGAAGCTCCGGCCGATCTGCCGCTTGTCGGGGCTCCGTCCGCGCGCACCCGCCTCTCCGGCGAACAGATGCCGGCTTAA
- a CDS encoding YDG domain-containing protein has protein sequence MIRMKTLVSTSLLAILLTASIPHARGAAQVSKTDIQGTWAESQISDWIDRGYVTGYDDGSFKPDNTISRAEFVALINRSYGFTETTPIAFRDIPASGWIHEEVAKAVKAGYVTGYSNGTFGANRPISRQEAAVVVTRLLKLEDADSPPIGLADAGSIDAWARDSVATVVANGIIRGYTAANGFKPRQPLTRAEAVVVLYRSVVVKESLADSPTTPPGPTIPAVPPTPTAPPLPPAPIPSVPNPNPAPPILPEPTFPSSPSTPSTPSTPSVIDRTAPALSGVKTGLLPLGDNVQAVSSETGTLYLVPVTTTASLANLNEAVEARLGVKTSAAAGTNASLPTGSLALGRYAVYAVDASGNVSAASGEITLGQKQLAVAMPTGLSAPKSYDGTASASVTVGALIGVIGTEAVTVTASAAYDDASVGAGKTVTVTYALSGADAGHYAAPVPYRTDKGIIAPAPLKIDKPNVSVVESSASNSEIRVTAGALAGTVAGETVTVSAEALYDLSAVGKARPLAIVYNLAGADAANYAAPAADTGYVVYVQSHPDMGTILDVIATAKMYDGSPLTDVWAGSRAGVPGGAGIYPGDDATVVGQGTYADAQVGTGKTLTVSYTVSGVDGPNYDSPASFVLDSGAITARPLTITAPVLTAKPYDGTLTAAVAPGTLTNVVAGDEVFVQASATYADPQVGTGKVVTVVYTLSGKDAGNYAAPASLTVNTGEILPGA, from the coding sequence ATGATTCGCATGAAAACCCTCGTATCCACCTCGCTCCTCGCTATTTTGCTCACCGCATCGATTCCGCACGCCCGAGGCGCCGCCCAGGTTTCCAAAACGGACATTCAAGGCACCTGGGCAGAAAGCCAAATTTCCGATTGGATCGACCGGGGATACGTCACCGGGTACGACGACGGCAGCTTCAAGCCGGACAATACGATTTCCCGCGCCGAGTTCGTCGCCCTGATCAACCGTTCGTACGGGTTTACCGAAACGACGCCGATCGCTTTCCGCGACATTCCCGCTTCCGGCTGGATACATGAAGAAGTGGCCAAAGCGGTCAAAGCGGGTTACGTCACCGGCTATTCGAACGGCACGTTCGGCGCGAACAGACCGATCAGCCGGCAGGAAGCCGCGGTGGTCGTCACCCGGCTGTTGAAGCTCGAAGACGCGGACAGTCCGCCTATCGGCTTGGCCGACGCCGGTTCGATCGACGCCTGGGCCCGAGACTCCGTCGCCACGGTCGTCGCCAACGGCATCATCCGCGGCTATACCGCGGCGAACGGATTCAAGCCCCGTCAGCCTCTGACACGCGCGGAAGCGGTCGTCGTCTTGTACCGCTCCGTTGTCGTAAAAGAAAGCCTGGCCGATTCGCCGACCACGCCTCCCGGCCCGACGATCCCCGCCGTGCCTCCGACGCCGACGGCTCCGCCCCTGCCTCCGGCTCCGATTCCTTCCGTGCCGAACCCGAACCCTGCGCCGCCGATCTTGCCCGAACCGACTTTCCCGTCGTCGCCTTCAACGCCTTCGACGCCTTCGACGCCGTCCGTTATCGACCGAACGGCTCCTGCGCTGTCCGGCGTCAAGACGGGACTTCTCCCGCTCGGGGATAACGTGCAGGCCGTCAGCAGCGAGACAGGGACGTTATACCTCGTTCCCGTGACGACAACGGCTTCGCTCGCGAACCTGAACGAAGCCGTCGAAGCCCGGCTCGGCGTGAAAACGTCCGCAGCCGCCGGTACAAACGCGAGCCTTCCGACCGGAAGCTTGGCCCTCGGCCGATACGCCGTATACGCCGTGGACGCTTCCGGCAACGTCTCGGCGGCTTCCGGCGAGATCACCCTCGGCCAAAAGCAGTTGGCCGTCGCGATGCCGACAGGTCTGAGCGCGCCCAAAAGCTATGACGGCACGGCTTCGGCGTCCGTAACGGTCGGCGCGTTGATCGGCGTCATCGGAACCGAAGCGGTCACCGTTACCGCTTCGGCCGCTTACGACGACGCTTCGGTCGGCGCCGGCAAAACGGTCACGGTGACCTACGCGTTAAGCGGAGCCGATGCGGGGCATTACGCCGCGCCGGTGCCTTATCGCACCGACAAAGGCATCATCGCTCCCGCCCCGCTGAAGATCGACAAGCCGAATGTGTCGGTCGTCGAGTCTTCCGCCAGTAATTCGGAGATCCGGGTGACGGCCGGCGCTCTGGCCGGAACGGTTGCGGGAGAGACGGTCACCGTGAGCGCGGAAGCGCTCTACGATCTTTCCGCCGTCGGCAAGGCAAGACCGCTTGCAATCGTGTACAACCTGGCGGGAGCCGACGCGGCCAACTACGCCGCGCCCGCTGCGGACACCGGCTATGTCGTCTACGTCCAATCGCACCCGGACATGGGCACGATCCTCGACGTGATCGCCACGGCCAAAATGTACGACGGCAGCCCGTTGACCGACGTCTGGGCCGGGTCCCGCGCAGGCGTGCCGGGCGGAGCCGGTATCTATCCGGGCGACGACGCGACCGTGGTAGGGCAGGGCACCTATGCCGATGCGCAGGTCGGAACCGGCAAAACGCTCACCGTCTCGTACACGGTGAGCGGCGTGGATGGTCCCAACTATGATTCCCCGGCTTCTTTCGTTCTCGATTCGGGCGCCATTACCGCGCGGCCGTTAACGATTACCGCGCCCGTCTTGACGGCCAAGCCGTATGACGGCACGCTGACGGCCGCCGTCGCGCCGGGCACGTTGACGAACGTGGTCGCCGGCGACGAAGTATTCGTCCAAGCGTCCGCCACTTACGCCGATCCGCAGGTCGGAACCGGCAAAGTGGTCACCGTCGTTTACACGCTGAGCGGCAAAGACGCCGGCAATTACGCGGCCCCGGCCAGCCTGACCGTAAATACGGGCGAAATTTTGCCCGGAGCCTGA
- a CDS encoding SDR family NAD(P)-dependent oxidoreductase, with amino-acid sequence MEQLYVQTPQHKLNSGFGLRSTAEEVLRGIDLSGRLALVTGGYSGLGLETTQALVRAGARVIVPARRPEAAREALEGVENVEVDRLDLSDLDSVEAFADRMLADGRSIDLAILNAGVMASPEKRVGPGWELQFATNHLGHFALINRLWPLLTAGEGARVVATSSTGHHFSPIRWDNVNFEGNYHKFEAYGQSKTANSLFAVELDRRGARQGVRAFAAHPGGILTPLQRHLSREEMVALQWVDEDGNGINPGFKTPEQGAATQVWAATSPQLEGKGGVYCEDCDIAEPVPASGERVGVKAYAVDPQEAERLWELSVKLTGVSGA; translated from the coding sequence ATGGAACAGCTGTATGTGCAGACGCCGCAGCACAAATTGAACTCGGGCTTCGGCCTGCGAAGCACGGCGGAAGAAGTGCTGCGCGGGATCGACCTGTCGGGCCGACTGGCGCTCGTCACGGGCGGCTATTCGGGTCTCGGCCTGGAGACGACCCAAGCGCTCGTACGCGCCGGTGCGCGGGTCATCGTGCCGGCCCGCCGGCCGGAAGCCGCCCGGGAAGCGCTGGAAGGCGTCGAGAACGTGGAAGTGGACCGCCTCGATCTGTCCGATCTGGACAGCGTCGAAGCTTTTGCGGACCGCATGCTGGCAGACGGCCGCAGTATCGATCTGGCGATCTTGAACGCCGGCGTGATGGCGAGTCCGGAGAAGCGGGTCGGTCCGGGGTGGGAGCTGCAGTTCGCGACCAATCATCTGGGCCATTTCGCGCTGATCAACCGGCTGTGGCCGCTGCTGACGGCAGGCGAAGGCGCGCGGGTCGTGGCGACCTCGTCGACCGGCCATCATTTCTCGCCGATTCGCTGGGACAACGTGAACTTCGAAGGCAATTACCACAAGTTCGAAGCGTACGGCCAATCCAAAACGGCCAATTCGCTGTTCGCGGTCGAGCTGGACCGGCGCGGCGCGCGGCAGGGCGTGCGCGCGTTTGCGGCCCATCCGGGCGGTATCCTGACGCCGCTTCAGCGTCACCTCAGCCGGGAAGAGATGGTCGCGCTGCAATGGGTCGACGAAGACGGCAACGGCATCAATCCGGGCTTCAAAACGCCGGAACAAGGCGCGGCGACCCAAGTCTGGGCCGCCACGTCGCCGCAGCTCGAAGGCAAAGGCGGCGTCTACTGCGAAGACTGCGATATTGCCGAACCGGTGCCGGCGAGCGGCGAGCGCGTCGGCGTGAAAGCGTACGCGGTCGATCCGCAGGAAGCGGAGCGGTTGTGGGAGCTGTCCGTGAAGCTGACCGGAGTCAGCGGCGCGTAA
- a CDS encoding winged helix-turn-helix transcriptional regulator has product MMKTYNQGIEATLEIIGGKWKALLICLLMTGVKRTGELRRGIPGISEKVLIQQLRELEQDGLVERKAYEQMPPRVEYRLTEYGVTANRIVEVMCAWGTDNIRMRQLRGEDIELADTD; this is encoded by the coding sequence ATCATGAAAACCTATAACCAGGGCATCGAAGCCACGCTTGAGATCATCGGAGGCAAATGGAAAGCGCTGCTGATTTGTCTGCTGATGACCGGCGTGAAGCGAACAGGCGAGCTGCGCCGCGGCATTCCGGGCATCTCGGAAAAAGTGTTGATTCAACAGCTGCGCGAGTTGGAGCAGGACGGGCTGGTCGAGCGCAAAGCCTATGAGCAGATGCCGCCCCGGGTAGAATACAGATTGACGGAATACGGCGTGACCGCCAACCGCATCGTCGAAGTGATGTGTGCATGGGGAACGGACAATATTCGTATGCGGCAGCTTAGGGGAGAAGACATCGAATTGGCGGATACCGATTAA
- a CDS encoding NAD(P)H-dependent oxidoreductase codes for MPRTLVILAHPNLESSRVNRRWQQELLLHPRQIEVHDLYAEYPYGQIDVRREQERLERHDRVILQFPLYWYSYPPLLKKWFDDVFAHGWAYGSGGDRLRGKRFGTAISIGDKRLNYSPSGGVAFTVDEILAPFKASLRHVGAVELPGFALFGASFQASDDEVERSAQAYIRHVLG; via the coding sequence ATGCCCCGTACACTCGTTATTTTGGCTCACCCGAATCTGGAATCTTCCCGCGTCAACCGACGCTGGCAGCAGGAACTTCTGCTTCATCCCCGGCAGATCGAAGTGCACGACCTGTATGCCGAATATCCCTACGGACAGATCGACGTTCGCCGGGAACAGGAGCGCCTGGAGCGGCACGACCGCGTCATTTTGCAATTTCCGCTGTATTGGTACAGCTATCCTCCGCTTTTGAAAAAATGGTTCGACGACGTGTTCGCGCACGGCTGGGCTTACGGATCGGGCGGCGACCGGCTTCGGGGCAAAAGATTCGGCACCGCGATTTCGATCGGCGACAAGCGGCTGAACTATTCGCCAAGCGGCGGCGTTGCGTTTACGGTCGACGAGATTCTGGCCCCGTTCAAAGCGAGTCTTCGCCACGTCGGCGCGGTCGAACTGCCCGGCTTCGCGCTGTTCGGCGCTTCGTTTCAGGCGAGCGACGACGAAGTGGAACGCAGCGCGCAGGCCTATATCCGGCATGTGTTGGGTTAG
- a CDS encoding VanZ family protein — protein sequence MPTQRKILLTAALLYACAIFYFMFFAFGRVDDAANGDRYTFIFAPGNFFKLPDPADLLHPSLMDLVSLGNIAAFIPAGLLVPRLRPLSFARFLIGFLLSILVLETVQALTFLGSFDMYDVLKNTLGAAIGFGAHKMGSRAPTAWRRLFVTGASIAAMLIVVWGIGSGIDQASTQHPGPPTALNEWQDSDGQASAGKPPYAFEIGGRTITPQFRVYDAGDEEVRTYRYKLTGQELWFALQYGIPDESEFRGRISLSVDGHEIFYSSDQDQPHEPSSFKWYFDQAHELTLTIEGRQKAWDITYREMRYFWE from the coding sequence ATGCCCACACAACGCAAGATTCTGTTAACCGCCGCCCTGCTGTATGCGTGCGCCATCTTTTATTTCATGTTTTTCGCTTTCGGCCGGGTCGATGACGCCGCGAACGGCGATCGCTATACGTTTATTTTCGCGCCCGGCAATTTCTTCAAGCTTCCGGACCCTGCCGATCTTCTCCATCCCTCTCTAATGGACCTCGTCAGCTTGGGCAATATCGCCGCGTTTATTCCTGCCGGCCTGCTCGTTCCGCGGCTTCGCCCGCTTTCTTTCGCTCGGTTCCTGATCGGGTTCCTGCTGTCCATTCTCGTGCTGGAGACCGTGCAGGCGCTCACTTTTTTGGGCAGTTTCGATATGTACGACGTGCTCAAAAATACGTTGGGCGCGGCGATCGGCTTCGGGGCACACAAGATGGGAAGCCGCGCTCCGACCGCTTGGCGCCGCTTGTTCGTGACAGGCGCGTCGATCGCCGCGATGCTGATCGTCGTGTGGGGAATCGGCAGCGGCATCGACCAAGCGTCGACCCAACATCCCGGTCCGCCGACCGCTTTGAACGAGTGGCAGGACAGTGACGGGCAGGCGTCGGCCGGAAAGCCGCCTTACGCTTTCGAAATCGGCGGCCGCACGATTACGCCCCAATTCCGCGTGTACGATGCCGGCGACGAGGAAGTCCGGACGTATCGGTACAAGTTAACGGGCCAAGAACTCTGGTTCGCTTTGCAGTACGGAATTCCCGATGAATCCGAGTTCCGCGGCCGTATAAGCCTTTCCGTCGACGGACATGAAATTTTCTACAGTTCCGACCAGGACCAGCCGCATGAACCTTCCTCGTTCAAGTGGTATTTCGACCAAGCGCACGAGCTGACGCTGACGATCGAAGGTCGGCAAAAAGCCTGGGACATCACTTATCGGGAAATGCGCTATTTTTGGGAATAA
- a CDS encoding TetR/AcrR family transcriptional regulator, with product MKKQQPQISENKILEASWELLREGEIEKFSMRRLAERLGIQAPSIYWHFKSKQDLYQGMANQISKTIVDEFEPGGDWKKQLTGLALTMRSVLGRYPCSAQLMMMTLPHEPDTIRFTNRMLLCVEETPLAEEEKFQVILTLANYVYYFVLDNDQHQRNVATLAEEGTPDAKGQIDGLLETMGESEAGLFRRLYKSGMFEIMGTSGAFDFGLNLILLGTEQVIGERSAEPK from the coding sequence ATGAAAAAGCAGCAGCCGCAAATTTCGGAAAACAAAATTTTGGAAGCTTCCTGGGAGCTTTTGCGCGAGGGAGAGATCGAGAAATTCAGCATGCGCAGACTGGCCGAACGCCTGGGTATTCAGGCGCCGTCCATCTATTGGCATTTTAAAAGCAAACAGGATCTGTACCAGGGCATGGCCAATCAAATTTCCAAAACGATCGTGGACGAATTCGAGCCGGGCGGAGACTGGAAAAAACAGCTGACCGGACTTGCGCTCACGATGCGAAGCGTGCTCGGCCGGTACCCGTGCTCGGCGCAGCTCATGATGATGACGCTGCCGCACGAGCCGGACACGATCCGCTTCACGAACCGGATGCTGCTCTGCGTCGAAGAGACGCCGCTCGCGGAAGAAGAGAAATTCCAGGTCATCCTGACGCTGGCCAATTACGTCTATTATTTCGTGCTGGACAACGATCAGCATCAGCGGAACGTCGCGACGCTTGCGGAAGAAGGCACGCCGGACGCGAAAGGGCAGATCGACGGTCTGCTCGAGACGATGGGCGAGTCGGAAGCGGGGCTGTTTCGCCGGCTGTACAAAAGCGGGATGTTCGAAATCATGGGCACGTCCGGCGCTTTCGACTTCGGGTTGAACTTGATTCTGCTGGGCACCGAGCAGGTGATCGGGGAGCGCAGCGCTGAACCGAAGTGA